Genomic DNA from Methylocystis sp. MJC1:
GAGCTTCGCCGCGGAGTCGTCGGAGAGGTCCTTCGACGACCGGATGGCGTCGAGAAGGTCGGCGTGCTGCGAGCGGAGCACGGCGAGCAGGCCGTCCTCGAAGGCGCGCACGCGATTGACCGGCAGCGGATCGAGATAGCCGTTGACGCCGGCGTAGATCACGCAGGTCTGCTCTTCCATCTTCAGCGGCGAGAACTGCGGCTGCTTGAGGAGCTCGGTGAGACGGGCCCCGCGGTTCAGAAGACGCTGGGTCACCGCGTCGAGATCCGAGCCGAACTGCGCGAAGGCGGCCATTTCGCGATACTGCGCGAGCTCGCCCTTGATCTTGCCGGCGACTTTCTTCGTCGCCTTGGTCTGCGCGGACGAGCCGACGCGCGACACGGAGAGGCCGACGTTCACCGCCGGGCGAATGCCCTGGTAGAACAGGTCCGTCTCAAGGAAGATCTGACCGTCGGTGATCGAGATCACGTTGGTCGGAATGTAGGCCGACACGTCGTTGGCCTGCGTCTCGATGACCGGCAGAGCCGTCAGCGAACCGGCGCCGCGATCGTCGTTGAGCTTGGCGGCGCGCTCCAGGAGGCGCGAGTGCAGATAGAAGACGTCGCCCGGATAGGCTTCGCGTCCCGGCGGACGGCGAAGCAGCAGCGACATCTGGCGGTAAGCGACGGCCTGCTTGGAAAGGTCGTCATAGATGATGACCGCATGCATGCCGTTGTCGCGGAAGAATTCGCCCATGGCGCAGCCTGCGAAGGGCGCCAGGAACTGCATCGGGGCCGGGTCCGAAGCGGTGGCCGCGACGACGATCGAATATTCCAGCGCGCCGCGCTCTTCGAGCACCTTCACGAATTGCGCGACGGTCGAGCGCTTCTGGCCGATGGCGACGTAGACGCAGTAGAGCTTCGCCTTCTCGTCGTCGCCGT
This window encodes:
- the atpA gene encoding F0F1 ATP synthase subunit alpha, which gives rise to MDIRAAEISAILKNEIANFGNEAEVTEVGQVLSVGDGIARVYGLDNVQAGETVEFENGVRGMALNLESDNVGIVIFGSDRDIKEGQTVKRTGAIVDVPVGKELLGRVVDALGNPIDGKGPINATRRARVDVKAPGIIPRKSVHEPMATGLKAVDALIPIGRGQRELIIGDRQTGKTAIALDTILNQKSLNDGDDEKAKLYCVYVAIGQKRSTVAQFVKVLEERGALEYSIVVAATASDPAPMQFLAPFAGCAMGEFFRDNGMHAVIIYDDLSKQAVAYRQMSLLLRRPPGREAYPGDVFYLHSRLLERAAKLNDDRGAGSLTALPVIETQANDVSAYIPTNVISITDGQIFLETDLFYQGIRPAVNVGLSVSRVGSSAQTKATKKVAGKIKGELAQYREMAAFAQFGSDLDAVTQRLLNRGARLTELLKQPQFSPLKMEEQTCVIYAGVNGYLDPLPVNRVRAFEDGLLAVLRSQHADLLDAIRSSKDLSDDSAAKLKSVVETFAKSFA